The DNA window CCTCGAAATCGTTCACCGCAAGGGGCAGTTCAAGTCCGCTGACTTGGCCGAGGCCAGCGAAGTGAACGAGCGAAACAGTATGCACATTCGGACACCGTCCGGTCACGACGTCGGCGTCGTACAGATCGCCGGTCTCATCGCTCGACGGATCATCAACAACGCGAAGGTCGGCGACACACTCTCGATCGGCGACACCTACGGGCTGATCCGATTCGGGTCACGCGTAGACACATACTTCCCGGCCGGGACCACACTGCTGGTCGAACGCGGTCAGCGAGCGGTCGGCGCCGAAACGGTGCTCGCCGAGCTACCTCAGTAAAGGGTCTTCAAGGATGATCACCAGACGCGCCCGGCCACCCGCTGCTGTCCGATTGTTGCCCTCGGTAGTCACCATCCTCGCGCTGTGTGCGGGGCTGTCGGCGGTGAAGTTCGCCCTCGAAGGGCAGCTGGGCTTCGCTCTCGCCATGATCGGTGCGGCCGCGATTCTCGACGCGCTCGACGGACGAATCGCTCGACTGCTCGACGCCACCAGCAGGATCGGCGCCGAATTGGATTCGCTGGCCGACGCGATCTCCTTCGGCGTGGCGCCCGCGCTCGTCCTGTACGTGACGCTGTTGGAGGGTTCGAGCACCGGGTGGATCATCGCGCTCGTCTACGCGGTCGCCATGGTGCTGCGCCTCGCTCGGTTCAACACGCTTCTCGAAGAGGACGACACCCCCGGATACGCGAGCGAGTTCTTCACCGGTGTGCCCGCACCGGCGGGGGCTCTGATCGTTCTTACTCCCATCGCCGCGTTTCAGGAATGGGGCGACGGTTGGTGGGCGTCGTTCTACGTGGTGTGCGGGTGGACCGTGTTCACTGCCGCCCTCGCGGTCAGCCGCATCCCGACCCTCGCCTTGAAGACGGTGTCGGTACCGCCACGTATGGCCGCTGCGTTGCTGATCCTCGTCGCACTGGCAGCAGCTGCGTTGATCACCTTCCCGCTGGTGCTGCTGATGGTGCTGGTCGCGATATACCTGGCGC is part of the Rhodococcus sovatensis genome and encodes:
- the pssA gene encoding CDP-diacylglycerol--serine O-phosphatidyltransferase; amino-acid sequence: MITRRARPPAAVRLLPSVVTILALCAGLSAVKFALEGQLGFALAMIGAAAILDALDGRIARLLDATSRIGAELDSLADAISFGVAPALVLYVTLLEGSSTGWIIALVYAVAMVLRLARFNTLLEEDDTPGYASEFFTGVPAPAGALIVLTPIAAFQEWGDGWWASFYVVCGWTVFTAALAVSRIPTLALKTVSVPPRMAAALLILVALAAAALITFPLVLLMVLVAIYLAHIPFAVRSQRWVAARPYTWDAKPAERRAERRAIRRAPGNNRRSAARLGLRRPKTPL